A genomic region of Chitinivibrionales bacterium contains the following coding sequences:
- a CDS encoding fibronectin type III domain-containing protein — protein MKSRTMRTRSSLAKVIGVLTVGLVTSCVPPIGDTTPNTTGSVPGIPSGVAVTGSTISTISVKWNAVAGATSYTVYYTLDGSQPGANNYADYVSDLTTTSTVISHVTSSYGQPIEIAVTATNDNGEGNASAMVAGSTLIPTNVVVTPADSGKFTVTWSAVSGAASYNVYEKNSALDSAIGPTETAYGKEITNVSSPFHWVNAAVGHYYRFAVSAVDASGNEGGLSQVGTAVAQ, from the coding sequence ATGAAAAGCAGAACAATGCGAACACGCAGCAGCTTGGCAAAGGTCATTGGGGTACTAACCGTCGGACTCGTCACCTCATGCGTTCCGCCCATTGGCGACACGACACCGAATACGACCGGATCGGTGCCCGGGATTCCCTCCGGCGTCGCGGTGACAGGGTCCACTATCTCAACCATCTCGGTTAAATGGAACGCCGTTGCAGGGGCGACGTCGTATACCGTCTATTATACTCTCGATGGATCGCAACCCGGCGCAAATAATTACGCCGACTATGTCTCGGACCTTACCACTACTTCCACAGTGATATCGCACGTCACCTCTTCTTACGGTCAGCCAATCGAGATCGCGGTGACCGCGACCAATGACAACGGCGAAGGTAATGCCAGTGCCATGGTCGCAGGTTCGACGCTCATACCCACAAACGTCGTGGTAACGCCGGCCGACAGCGGCAAATTCACGGTAACGTGGTCCGCGGTCAGCGGAGCCGCGTCATACAACGTGTATGAGAAAAACAGCGCCTTGGATTCCGCCATTGGGCCGACAGAGACCGCCTACGGAAAAGAAATCACGAACGTATCATCCCCGTTCCACTGGGTAAATGCGGCCGTGGGTCATTATTACCGGTTTGCCGTCTCCGCGGTTGATGCGTCCGGCAATGAAGGTGGACTGAGTCAGGTTGGAACGGCCGTGGCACAGTAG
- a CDS encoding NAD(P)-dependent oxidoreductase, with protein MKKLLVTGASGFLGWNVCREAQKTWEVFGVFHTRQVEIANVKMLQADLADAKPMEIMFKDIRPDAVIHCAAFPDPNQCQTNPDASYRNNVQAAVIVATLCAKLGVQCVFTSSDLVFAGNNPPYDEESPVGPVNIYGQHKVGAERGMRKAFPEVTICRMPLMFGDAPANAKSIVQPLIAAIIDKKETRLFTDEFRTPVSGMAAAKGLLLALERAPGLLHLGGRERVSRYDIGVLVAKAIGRDASGIVSALQKENTGAAPRARDVSLSSEKAFDLGYDPGTIEEQVRELECVKAVQ; from the coding sequence ATGAAAAAACTGCTTGTCACCGGCGCGTCGGGTTTTTTGGGCTGGAACGTGTGCCGCGAGGCGCAAAAAACCTGGGAGGTGTTCGGCGTTTTTCACACCCGGCAGGTGGAAATCGCAAATGTAAAGATGCTTCAGGCCGACCTCGCCGACGCCAAACCGATGGAGATCATGTTCAAGGACATCAGGCCCGACGCCGTCATCCACTGCGCGGCGTTTCCCGACCCAAACCAGTGCCAGACCAATCCGGACGCGTCGTACCGCAACAACGTGCAGGCCGCGGTCATTGTCGCAACGCTCTGCGCGAAGCTCGGCGTGCAATGCGTGTTCACCTCGAGCGATCTGGTGTTTGCCGGCAATAACCCGCCCTACGACGAGGAAAGCCCGGTGGGGCCGGTTAACATCTACGGCCAGCACAAGGTGGGGGCAGAGCGCGGCATGCGCAAGGCGTTTCCCGAAGTGACCATATGCCGTATGCCGCTCATGTTCGGCGACGCCCCGGCAAACGCAAAAAGCATCGTTCAGCCCCTGATCGCGGCCATTATTGACAAAAAGGAAACGCGGCTCTTCACCGACGAATTCCGCACCCCGGTGAGCGGCATGGCCGCGGCAAAGGGCCTGCTGCTGGCGCTCGAACGGGCGCCCGGCCTTCTTCACCTTGGCGGCAGGGAGCGCGTGTCGCGTTACGACATCGGCGTGCTCGTGGCAAAGGCGATCGGCCGCGACGCCTCGGGCATCGTTTCCGCATTGCAAAAGGAGAATACGGGCGCCGCTCCACGGGCGCGCGACGTGTCGCTTTCAAGCGAGAAGGCGTTTGATCTGGGGTATGATCCGGGGACGATTGAGGAACAGGTAAGAGAATTGGAATGTGTAAAGGCGGTTCAATGA
- a CDS encoding DUF401 family protein, whose protein sequence is MEFLLSIPAYIKVGAVFFGILIAYRFGLQLGYAILAFAVLLTLWTGAGGSGLAYQLHNMAMPESWLLLVVILMLLFFTESLDKTGRMRRTIEALERWLKSRALLYMGLPALVGLLPMPGGALFSAPLVAAVDADSGLSPPHKAAINYWFRHVWEYWWPLYPGVILAIKYSGLPAGLYFLIQMPFTVAALCGGYFFIIRRIRADDGRRSLGLLNGRDALSTLVPIGVIVVTSVACSFALPAFGASKTLASLIGMLAGLALALVSVFWKNWAALKLPCKLFAMKSTWQMMALVLGIVVFSAALTCPLPGNAGATLVTRMRDEFMTLGIPLLLVIALIPFISGAVTGVAFGFVGASFPIVFALLGASPHLNVVCAATVFAYGCGYVGMILSPVHICFVVTNEYFRARMLGTYRYIFAPALTVLLACLIMSAAYYCLLG, encoded by the coding sequence ATGGAATTTCTTCTCTCAATTCCGGCCTATATTAAAGTCGGGGCAGTGTTTTTCGGCATCCTCATCGCCTACCGGTTTGGCCTTCAACTCGGCTACGCCATCCTGGCATTCGCGGTCTTGCTCACCCTGTGGACCGGCGCGGGCGGCAGCGGGCTCGCATACCAGCTTCACAACATGGCAATGCCCGAAAGCTGGCTTTTGCTCGTCGTCATCCTCATGCTCCTGTTTTTCACCGAGTCGCTTGACAAAACAGGAAGGATGCGGCGCACCATCGAGGCGCTGGAACGGTGGCTCAAAAGCCGCGCCCTGTTATACATGGGCCTGCCGGCACTTGTGGGACTGCTCCCCATGCCGGGCGGGGCGCTTTTTTCAGCGCCGCTTGTCGCGGCCGTGGACGCCGATAGCGGCCTGTCGCCTCCGCACAAGGCGGCGATCAATTACTGGTTTCGCCATGTATGGGAATACTGGTGGCCGCTCTACCCGGGCGTGATTCTCGCAATCAAATATTCGGGGTTGCCGGCGGGACTGTATTTTCTCATCCAGATGCCGTTTACCGTTGCGGCCCTCTGCGGCGGATATTTTTTCATCATACGCCGCATCCGCGCGGATGACGGCCGCCGTTCCCTGGGCCTGCTCAACGGCCGCGACGCGCTGTCGACGCTTGTTCCCATCGGGGTCATCGTGGTGACGTCGGTTGCCTGCTCGTTTGCTCTGCCGGCCTTTGGCGCCTCAAAGACCCTGGCAAGCCTCATCGGCATGCTTGCCGGACTTGCATTGGCCCTGGTTTCGGTGTTCTGGAAAAATTGGGCCGCTCTCAAACTCCCATGCAAGCTGTTTGCCATGAAAAGCACCTGGCAGATGATGGCGCTCGTGCTCGGCATCGTGGTGTTTTCGGCCGCGCTCACGTGCCCGCTTCCGGGAAACGCCGGAGCCACGCTCGTGACGAGAATGCGCGACGAGTTCATGACCCTGGGAATTCCGCTGCTGCTCGTCATCGCGCTCATCCCGTTTATTTCCGGCGCGGTCACCGGCGTCGCGTTCGGGTTTGTGGGCGCGAGCTTTCCCATCGTCTTCGCGCTCCTGGGCGCCTCACCGCACCTCAACGTGGTGTGCGCCGCAACAGTATTCGCGTACGGGTGCGGCTACGTCGGCATGATCCTTTCGCCCGTACACATCTGCTTTGTGGTCACCAACGAATATTTCAGGGCGCGAATGCTCGGCACCTACCGCTACATTTTCGCGCCCGCGCTCACGGTCCTGCTTGCGTGTTTGATTATGTCGGCCGCATATTATTGTTTATTGGGGTAG